Part of the Spirochaeta isovalerica genome, AACAGTTTTTTGATTCTGGGAACCTCGACCTTATCGACAACGTCAGGGTGTCTGAGGTTTCTTTTGCGCTTGGCGGATTTTTTCGTGAGAATATGACGAGTTCCCTGCTTCTTGTACTTAACTTTACCGGAAGCAGTCATCTTATATCTCTTTGCCGCACTTTTACGTGTCTTCATTTTAGGCATCGTGATACGTCCTTAAACTTATTTCTTCGATCTCGGGCTCAACAACATGGACATGAATCGGCCCTCCATTCTCGGAGGAGTATCCACATTAAACGAGCCTTCGTCAAGAAGTAATAATAATTTATCTAGAACCACCTTTCCAAGTTCTGTGTGAGCAAGCTCACGTCCCCTGAAACGGATAGTTACTTTCACTTTATTACCCTGGTTGAGAAAGTCCTGGACAAACTTGGTTTTGAACTCCAGGTCGTGCTTCTCAATTTTCGGCTGCATTCTGACTTCTTTCAGCTTGACTAGTTTCTGTTTCTTTTTCTGTTCTCTATTCTTTTTTTCAAGCTCGAATTTATATTTTCCGTAGTCGAGGAGCTTACATACAGGCGGTTTTGACTGAGGTGCAACTTCCACGAGGTCAACATTGAGCTCTTTCGCCATATCCAATGCTTCACGGGTAGAAATTATACCTCTCTGTTCCCCCTGATCATCGATCAATCTTACTTCCCTAACACGAATCTGTTCATTAATTCTTAAATCCTTAACAGCCAACATTCCTCCCTGGGTACTGAATTTTCCCTTTTTTCTTTATTGCAGTGCAACGGATGCTTCAATAGTTTCAGCCGTTCACCATCAGGGGTAATATATTTAATAAATAATTACACCCGACAAAAAAAATTGAGCAAATATTAATCTGCCCAAAAGAAATATTAACAAAAAAACGCCTTACTTGTCCATAAGTTAGTTTTGGTTATGACACAAATATTTCTTTAGAATCATATTAGTTGTAACTGGCGGGTTAAATATGATAAAAAGAAAGGTATAGAAATCTGATTGTATCATTATTATAGGAGATAGATATTGGTCCTTTTTATATTGCTTTCAACTCCAATCACTTATTTTCTGATTAATGCTTTTTTTAATAACAGCGGTATCAGAAAAAGAGTTATTATATTACCTTTTATTATAGGGATGATCCTATCCATCCCTTATTATCTGATTTACTGGTCATTTCTGGGGTCTTTTTTTAACAACTGGACGTCTTCAGGCGTTTATTTTTACAATTTTCTGAATAGAGACGGCTCAGCTGCAATTTACATGATTGCTGCACTGGTCGGTCTATTTCTTCTCTTCGCAAAAAAGCCCGAAGCGTCCATGCTGAGAGAGATCGCGGCTTATACTGCCGGAATGATGTTCACTCTCGGAATATACGATACGCTTGTCTCAGAAAGCTGGTACGGATTGCTTGAACTGTTTATTATACCGTTCAATCGCATTTCGCTTTTTCTCCTTCTGTCTGTTTTATTGAATAGAGCGTCTCTCGGCAGAGATTGGAAAAGATACCTCTGGATTGGAATTTCTTTGATTATCCCCTTTATTCTGAACCTTATTCCGCAGCTCGCTTCATTTAATAAAACCGGTGCAGCACTCATTTTATCAATAATCGTACTGATTATTTCCTTTATAGTATTTATCACCGAAAGCAGAGAGCCTTTTCCGGAATGAAAAAAACCATTCCTCTGTTTTTCAGCCTTTTCCTGTTTATTTCCTGCGGCCAGATCAAATCAGTTGTTATCGTCGATACATGGTGGGACGAGGCTTACAGTGGTCTGGCAAATCTTAAGAAAGAGGCTTTCTGGGCCGGATTGAAAGCATTTCAGCCGGTTTCCGTCATAGAGATGGATTCAGAAGAATCAGCTTATAATTTCCTTAATAGCCTCATGGAAAAACAGAATGAGTTAACAGTCATTCTCTCTCCGGTTTTCAATAGTTATACAAAAAATTGGGTGTTCGATGAAAAAAAAATCAACTATATAATATTAAATGGATTTTATGATGATCCTGCCGATAATGTAATAGCAGTTTACAGTTCCAGAGAAGAGGTGTATCGCGAAGCCGGTATGAAAGCGGCACGATATTCAGAATCTCACAGTAATTGTTCTGTTGCGGCAGTATTCTATAATGGAACGGAAGCACGCCGCAGCGAGAGAGACAGTTTTATTCAAGGCTTTAACGAAGCCGGTGTTTCCGGAAAGCTCCTGGTCTCTGATCAGCAGACTTATGCCGGCGGTGAAAAACTGAAGAGCTTTATCAGCTCTGCTCCGGAAAAAGATGTCGGCCTATTCTTTTTTTCGGCATCTTCTTTAAATCCTTTCTGCTTTGAACAAGCTCAAACTCTCTCTATACCCATATCGGGTGAAAATTTAAACAGTTCAGGCTTGCATAGTGAACTGATTGAGTTTTCCATTGATGATGATATGGTCAGAATAGTAAAAACTGCGCTGAAAATGGGACTCGACGGAGAAGTTGAAAATGATTTACCTGTTTTTCCATTGCTTAAGGAGAAGGGAATTCATTTTTAAGTTTGACACTGACAACTTCGGCGAAATATAATTTATTTGAATGATAAGTAAAGGAGTTGATGATGAAGCGAGGCAGCCTGTTCATTATAGGTTTGATATTACTAGTAATTCTGCCCGTTGGTTCAGCGTTCGGTGATGAGAGGACTTTGAAACTGGAGTCCCGTGTTATCGAATCGTTTGATGCCCCCGGCGACATCACTTTCGAGGACGGAAACCCTGTCTACTGGCAAGTAAGGGGTGATAAGTTCTCTATGGAAGGTTATCCCAAGATGGCTTACGCACCAGAAACCTGGCCGATCGATCTTTTCGGGAAAAATCCCGAGAACCGGGCGGAACTGCAGGCATTCGGTGTAAACGGTAGATTCGTAAGACAGGGATATAACACAATTGAGATTATACCAGGTGACGGAGAAGGCGATAATTGGACCGAAAGAGAACTGCCTCTTCCCGGACGGGTTAGAATGTTCGATTTCTGGATTTGGGGTTCCAATTATAATTATTCAATTGAAGCACACTTCAGAGATTATATGGGGATGACTCATCGCTTTGAAATGATTCCCGCCGGTGCCGGCAGGCAGTCCCCGGGAAGTATAAATTTTGAAGGGTGGAGAAATATGTATATCGATATTCCCGGCTACGTAAGGCAGGCTCAGGTCCACAAACCCAACTACAAAGGTCTTGTTCTTACCAAGCTTGTTTTGAGAACCCATCCGGAAGAAGCGGTTGACAATTTCTATATATATATAGATAACCTTAAGGTCCTGACAGACTTCCACGAATCTTTCTATGATGGTTTTGAACTTTCCACTCCTGAAAAGATGACAGAAATTTGGGGAGCTGAATAATGAAAAAACTGATTTTACCACTATTTTTAATGATTCTTTTTTCTGCAGAGCTTTTTTCACAGGCAACAGTTCCGGCTGGAGAACCTGATCCGGCGAGAACGGGAGTTACGACAGCCCAGCAGAAGTTGAAAGAAGTTTCTGTAAACAAATTCGAAGATGCCGGATTCTGGTACGGAATGATGCCTGCCGATGAAGGAATCATCGCTGTGAGACGTTTCGAGGGTTCTCCTCTCGATAAAGAACCAATAGAAGATGAAGCCGTCTTTGGTATTGTAGAAGAAGATAAGTTTGTCCTCGGTACAAAAGTCTCCTTCTACAGAAGAGGTGTGGCCTCCTTCGGTATTAGACCTGTTCGACCTATTCCCATTGAGGGGATTACTAAAACCATATCAGTCTGGATTGCCGGTAGAAACACTAACCATGTTCTGGAACTGATGATTGAAGATCATTTTGGTAATGAAGCCTATATCAATATGGGTAAGCTGAACTTTTCCGGTTGGAAAAAAATTACAGTGTCTGTACCTCCGAATATCATTCAGAGAGATTATCATTACAATAACAAGATGGGTATTATGGTTACCGGTTTTAATGTCCAATGCGAAATCGATGAAACCTATGGGAATTACTATATTTATTTTGATGATTTGAGAGCTGTTACCGATGTTTTTGCAGAAGAGAACAGAGATCTTGATGATATGAATGATTCCTGGTAAGCATATAATTAGAATCAAATACAAAGATCCGCTATACAGCGGATCTTTTTTTATCTTATAATGCTGATTATGGATAATAAATGCTGTTCTAAGGATAAACTAAGAACGATCTCTCAGTTCAGTAATCTGAGTGAAAACGAACTGACTGTAATAGCCGGCGTCTGTCACTGCCGCGAATTTAAACAAAACGAAATAATTTTCCGGGAAGGCGATGTCGCAGATTCCGTATATCTTCTCATTGAAGGTTTTGTAGAAATCTGGAAGAACTATGGGACAGGAAAAAAAGATATCCTTGCACGACAGGATCAGGGTAACATCGTGGGAGAGATGGCTGTTATCGATGAACTGAAAAGAAGTGCATCCGTCATCGCAGGACAGGATATGATTGTATATATTATTCCCAGAGATGAGTTTATTTCCCTTTTGCGAAGACTGCCTGAATTATCTTTTGAATTCATGAAATCCATTTCCATGCTTGTTAGAAATAGCAATGAGAATTTTATAAATGAGCTTCAGGATCGGAATTTAAAACTGGAAAAGACAAATAAGAAGATACTTCAAATGCAGGATGAGCTACTCAGAAAGGAACGTTTATCAACCGTAGGTCAATTTTCATCAATGATTCTGCATGATCTTAGAAATCCCATATCCGTTATCAAAGGTTATTCAGATATCCTGCTTATGAAAGATTGTGACCCGAAAAGTGTTAGGGATTACGCTGGCGCAATACAGAGAGAAGCTCTGAATCTCAATAATCTAGCGGGAGAAATGCTTGATTATTCCCGGGGTGAAATCAAACTGAATTTAACCGTTACTATTCTTGACTCCCTGATTGATGAAGTATTTTCTGTCGTTAAGCGAAAAATGATCGGAGATAAAATAACACTTATAAAAGAAATAAATTTCAATGAGCCGGTTTTAATAGATAATGATCGCTTTTTCAGAGTCCTGGTTAATTTATGCGATAACTCAAGAAAGGCGCTATATAATGGCGGAGAGATTAAAGTCATTATCGATAAGGATAAAGATGATTTTCTAATACAAGTCATAGATGACGGTGATGGAATAGAAAAGGAAAAACTGGAACAGATCTTTGATCCCTTTACATCTTTTTCCAGAGCTGGCGGAACAGGCTTGGGTATGGTTATCGTAAAAAACATTGTCGAAGCACACAAAGGCAGTATTTCTGTAAAAAGTGAAGAACACCTCGGTACAACAGTTACTATATTATTGCCTCTGATGCAGTAATTCAATTATCAGGGATCAGGTTTACATTCAATGTCGACTGGCATTCATTGAAAAATCTGGATTGCTTAAGCTTCTCCAGATACGCTTCTGATGTGAAATAGTCAAAATCCGCTTTTGTAATACCGGTTGAGGCAAGCAAAGATTCAACTCTGGACGGATCGACATACTCCGGAATCCCGAAACCATGAATGACTGTTACGAAATCGCTAAGACTGACAGTATCTACCATTATGTCAGAGAAAGAATCGTCATGCGCGCATGAGTGCCGAGCCGTTTTCCGCAATTCTTCAGGGAAGTTCCAATATGTAAGTAAAGCTTCTCCGATAAGACACGAGTTGGTATTCATTTTTTCGAGCTCTAGACGACTGAGAGATTGAGAGTGGTCCTGATTTTCTTCTATCAATTGCATGTACTTGTCTTT contains:
- the rpmI gene encoding 50S ribosomal protein L35, which encodes MPKMKTRKSAAKRYKMTASGKVKYKKQGTRHILTKKSAKRKRNLRHPDVVDKVEVPRIKKLLPYG
- the infC gene encoding translation initiation factor IF-3, which encodes MLAVKDLRINEQIRVREVRLIDDQGEQRGIISTREALDMAKELNVDLVEVAPQSKPPVCKLLDYGKYKFELEKKNREQKKKQKLVKLKEVRMQPKIEKHDLEFKTKFVQDFLNQGNKVKVTIRFRGRELAHTELGKVVLDKLLLLLDEGSFNVDTPPRMEGRFMSMLLSPRSKK
- a CDS encoding BMP family ABC transporter substrate-binding protein; the encoded protein is MKKTIPLFFSLFLFISCGQIKSVVIVDTWWDEAYSGLANLKKEAFWAGLKAFQPVSVIEMDSEESAYNFLNSLMEKQNELTVILSPVFNSYTKNWVFDEKKINYIILNGFYDDPADNVIAVYSSREEVYREAGMKAARYSESHSNCSVAAVFYNGTEARRSERDSFIQGFNEAGVSGKLLVSDQQTYAGGEKLKSFISSAPEKDVGLFFFSASSLNPFCFEQAQTLSIPISGENLNSSGLHSELIEFSIDDDMVRIVKTALKMGLDGEVENDLPVFPLLKEKGIHF
- a CDS encoding flagellar filament outer layer protein FlaA gives rise to the protein MKRGSLFIIGLILLVILPVGSAFGDERTLKLESRVIESFDAPGDITFEDGNPVYWQVRGDKFSMEGYPKMAYAPETWPIDLFGKNPENRAELQAFGVNGRFVRQGYNTIEIIPGDGEGDNWTERELPLPGRVRMFDFWIWGSNYNYSIEAHFRDYMGMTHRFEMIPAGAGRQSPGSINFEGWRNMYIDIPGYVRQAQVHKPNYKGLVLTKLVLRTHPEEAVDNFYIYIDNLKVLTDFHESFYDGFELSTPEKMTEIWGAE
- a CDS encoding flagellar filament outer layer protein FlaA, with the translated sequence MKKLILPLFLMILFSAELFSQATVPAGEPDPARTGVTTAQQKLKEVSVNKFEDAGFWYGMMPADEGIIAVRRFEGSPLDKEPIEDEAVFGIVEEDKFVLGTKVSFYRRGVASFGIRPVRPIPIEGITKTISVWIAGRNTNHVLELMIEDHFGNEAYINMGKLNFSGWKKITVSVPPNIIQRDYHYNNKMGIMVTGFNVQCEIDETYGNYYIYFDDLRAVTDVFAEENRDLDDMNDSW
- a CDS encoding sensor histidine kinase, translating into MDNKCCSKDKLRTISQFSNLSENELTVIAGVCHCREFKQNEIIFREGDVADSVYLLIEGFVEIWKNYGTGKKDILARQDQGNIVGEMAVIDELKRSASVIAGQDMIVYIIPRDEFISLLRRLPELSFEFMKSISMLVRNSNENFINELQDRNLKLEKTNKKILQMQDELLRKERLSTVGQFSSMILHDLRNPISVIKGYSDILLMKDCDPKSVRDYAGAIQREALNLNNLAGEMLDYSRGEIKLNLTVTILDSLIDEVFSVVKRKMIGDKITLIKEINFNEPVLIDNDRFFRVLVNLCDNSRKALYNGGEIKVIIDKDKDDFLIQVIDDGDGIEKEKLEQIFDPFTSFSRAGGTGLGMVIVKNIVEAHKGSISVKSEEHLGTTVTILLPLMQ